Proteins from a single region of Anthonomus grandis grandis chromosome 10, icAntGran1.3, whole genome shotgun sequence:
- the LOC126741069 gene encoding microtubule-associated protein tau isoform X4, with product MAQSLSNGPILDGGNEKLIKHESSDQDVNIKLNSQDQQPLATAPSPQTSGPFLVRPPLSRSDSRTNFQYRPPFAPAGAPHSIGPQILSGHQVTGPLNSGPHSLSPQVISYQSGSPVNSGYPSSPLNSGPQSIGPQVLRPQLSAGARSPVGGQTFVQRGPPLGPGGTQGPRISPQGSNPVPSPPYQQTHGQRPIFRPQSPFSRPPLLAQRPQVYQQSSVPAFNRQRPGFDEQPLYRSQTLDSSELDVHKYAEENISPPTGDQRPPSVASIGRNHSINASPTQNMDRKMSSSQESVNISRHSSQENVCKKEENIPSRPESRSGSRMGKIMENENTQNRSRPESRGEIVNGDFSTKSPNKETSNHVTYVTTPRVEDLQEEIKRREARDMELKLKPNKGDNDSGVDESTQGNEQCNGDSRTPRKPNKSRTSSTTPTKGRSLSRGGSKTPSSLQSPDSAATTPGSAERKKVPMNKVQVGTAPSPNLKVVRSKIGSLENASYKPGGGKVKIESKKLDFKNAGPRIEAKNERYVPKGGDKKIMSQKLEWNAKSKIGSLENAAHKPKGGDKKIETVKLNFKEKATAKVGSKDNIKHQPGGGEVKKRGKNADIQEEDIENRKLEIHASSKVGSMDNVKHKPSGGDKKIFDDKDYLKQHGKSGKSSMDQSLSGSQVPSYLYTFY from the exons ATGGCTCAGTCATTGTCTAATGGACCAATTTTGGATGGTggtaatgaaaaattaataaaacatgaaAGTAGTGATCAAGATGTG AATATCAAATTAAACTCTCAAGACCAACAACCATTAGCGACCGCTCCATCGCCTCAAACGAGCGGGCCATTCTTAGTACGTCCGCCGCTATCCAGATCAGACAGTCGCACAAACTTTCAGTATCGCCCTCCATTTGCACCTGCAGGGGCACCGCATTCAATTGGTCCGCAAATATTAAGCGGACATCAAGTAACTGGTCCTCTTAATAGTGGGCCTCACTCCCTCAGCCCACAAGTAATAAGTTATCAGTCAGGTAGTCCAGTAAATAGTGGATATCCATCTAGCCCTCTAAACAGTGGCCCACAGTCAATTGGACCGCAGGTGCTGAGACCTCAACTATCTGCTGGGGCGAGATCTCCAGTAGGTGGGCAAACTTTTGTACAAAGGGGACCACCTTTGGGACCAGGTGGAACTCAAGGGCCAAGAATATCTCCACAAGGAAGTAATCCG GTGCCTTCTCCCCCTTATCAACAAACTCACGGCCAGAGGCCTATATTTAGACCACAAAGTCCCTTTTCAAGACCACCTTTGCTGGCTCAGAGGCCTCAGGTTTATCAACAAAGTTCAGTGCCCGCTTTTAATAGGCAAAGGCCGGGCTTTGACGAGCAACCTCTTTATAG GTCTCAAACTCTGGATTCTTCAGAGTTGGACGTACATAAATATGCGGAGGAAAATATTAGTCCTCCAACGGGGGATCAACGACCTCCGTCTGTCGCGTCCATTGGAAGAAATCATAGTATAAACGCAAGTCCGACTCAGAATATGGATAGAAAAATGAGCAGCAGCCAAGAAAGTGTTAACATATCAAG acACAGTTCCCAAGAAAACGTTtgcaaaaaagaagaaaatattccTTCACGGCCTGAATCTAGATCAGGATCCAGGATGGGAAAGATCATGGAAAATGAAAATACACAAAATCGGAGTAGACCCGAGAGCAGAg GCGAGATAGTAAACGGAGATTTTAGCACTAAATCTCCGAATAAGGAAACTTCGAACCATGTTACATACGTAACAACGCCCAGAGTAGAAGATCTacaagaagaaattaaaagacGAGAAGCGCGTGATATGGAATTGAAACTTAAGCCAAATA AGGGCGATAATGACAGTGGAGTGGATGAATCTACGCAAGGCAat GAGCAATGTAATGGAGACTCGCGAACGCCAAGAAAACCCAACAAATCTCGTACATCCTCTACAACACCTACTAAAGGTAGATCCTTATCCAGGGGCGGTTCCAAAACACCATCCAGCTTACAGTCTCCAGATTCTGCAGCAACAACACCCGGATCAGCAGAAAGAAAGA AAGTTCCTATGAACAAAGTCCAAGTGGGAACTGCGCCATCTCCGAATCTAAAAGTAGTCAGATCCAAGATTGGTTCCTTGGAAAACGCAAGCTACAAACCAGGAGGTGGCAAAGTTAAAAttgaaagtaaaaaactagattttAAAAACGCCGGTCCTCGAATTGAAGCTAAAAACGAGAGATACGTGCCTAAGGGTGGAGATAAGAAG ATTATGTCTCAGAAACTGGAATGGAATGCAAAATCAAAGATAGGATCGTTGGAAAACGCGGCGCATAAGCCCAAGGGAGGAGATAAGAAAATTGAAACCGTTAAACTCAACTTTAAAGAAAAAGCCACTGCGAAGGTCGGCTCTAAGGATAACATTAAGCATCAGCCAGGCGGTGGGGAAGTTaag aaacgcGGAAAAAACGCTGACATTCAAGAAGAGGAT ATtgaaaatagaaaattagaaaTTCACGCTTCAAGCAAAGTAGGTTCTATGGACAATGTAAAGCACAAGCCCTCAGGcggagataaaaaaattttcgacGATAAAGACTACTTGAAACAGCACGGCAAATCCGGAAAATCCAGCATGGATCAATCTTTATCTGGATCACAA gtcCCATCTTATCTCTATACGTTTTATTGA
- the LOC126741069 gene encoding microtubule-associated protein tau isoform X1 translates to MAQSLSNGPILDGGNEKLIKHESSDQDVNIKLNSQDQQPLATAPSPQTSGPFLVRPPLSRSDSRTNFQYRPPFAPAGAPHSIGPQILSGHQVTGPLNSGPHSLSPQVISYQSGSPVNSGYPSSPLNSGPQSIGPQVLRPQLSAGARSPVGGQTFVQRGPPLGPGGTQGPRISPQGSNPVPSPPYQQTHGQRPIFRPQSPFSRPPLLAQRPQVYQQSSVPAFNRQRPGFDEQPLYRSQTLDSSELDVHKYAEENISPPTGDQRPPSVASIGRNHSINASPTQNMDRKMSSSQESVNISRHSSQENVCKKEENIPSRPESRSGSRMGKIMENENTQNRSRPESRGEIVNGDFSTKSPNKETSNHVTYVTTPRVEDLQEEIKRREARDMELKLKPNKGDNDSGVDESTQGNEQCNGDSRTPRKPNKSRTSSTTPTKGRSLSRGGSKTPSSLQSPDSAATTPGSAERKKVPMNKVQVGTAPSPNLKVVRSKIGSLENASYKPGGGKVKIESKKLDFKNAGPRIEAKNERYVPKGGDKKIMSQKLEWNAKSKIGSLENAAHKPKGGDKKIETVKLNFKEKATAKVGSKDNIKHQPGGGEVKKRGKNADIQEEDIENRKLEIHASSKVGSMDNVKHKPSGGDKKIFDDKDYLKQHGKSGKSSMDQSLSGSQHSVQSQEPKAPVADENLNQEH, encoded by the exons ATGGCTCAGTCATTGTCTAATGGACCAATTTTGGATGGTggtaatgaaaaattaataaaacatgaaAGTAGTGATCAAGATGTG AATATCAAATTAAACTCTCAAGACCAACAACCATTAGCGACCGCTCCATCGCCTCAAACGAGCGGGCCATTCTTAGTACGTCCGCCGCTATCCAGATCAGACAGTCGCACAAACTTTCAGTATCGCCCTCCATTTGCACCTGCAGGGGCACCGCATTCAATTGGTCCGCAAATATTAAGCGGACATCAAGTAACTGGTCCTCTTAATAGTGGGCCTCACTCCCTCAGCCCACAAGTAATAAGTTATCAGTCAGGTAGTCCAGTAAATAGTGGATATCCATCTAGCCCTCTAAACAGTGGCCCACAGTCAATTGGACCGCAGGTGCTGAGACCTCAACTATCTGCTGGGGCGAGATCTCCAGTAGGTGGGCAAACTTTTGTACAAAGGGGACCACCTTTGGGACCAGGTGGAACTCAAGGGCCAAGAATATCTCCACAAGGAAGTAATCCG GTGCCTTCTCCCCCTTATCAACAAACTCACGGCCAGAGGCCTATATTTAGACCACAAAGTCCCTTTTCAAGACCACCTTTGCTGGCTCAGAGGCCTCAGGTTTATCAACAAAGTTCAGTGCCCGCTTTTAATAGGCAAAGGCCGGGCTTTGACGAGCAACCTCTTTATAG GTCTCAAACTCTGGATTCTTCAGAGTTGGACGTACATAAATATGCGGAGGAAAATATTAGTCCTCCAACGGGGGATCAACGACCTCCGTCTGTCGCGTCCATTGGAAGAAATCATAGTATAAACGCAAGTCCGACTCAGAATATGGATAGAAAAATGAGCAGCAGCCAAGAAAGTGTTAACATATCAAG acACAGTTCCCAAGAAAACGTTtgcaaaaaagaagaaaatattccTTCACGGCCTGAATCTAGATCAGGATCCAGGATGGGAAAGATCATGGAAAATGAAAATACACAAAATCGGAGTAGACCCGAGAGCAGAg GCGAGATAGTAAACGGAGATTTTAGCACTAAATCTCCGAATAAGGAAACTTCGAACCATGTTACATACGTAACAACGCCCAGAGTAGAAGATCTacaagaagaaattaaaagacGAGAAGCGCGTGATATGGAATTGAAACTTAAGCCAAATA AGGGCGATAATGACAGTGGAGTGGATGAATCTACGCAAGGCAat GAGCAATGTAATGGAGACTCGCGAACGCCAAGAAAACCCAACAAATCTCGTACATCCTCTACAACACCTACTAAAGGTAGATCCTTATCCAGGGGCGGTTCCAAAACACCATCCAGCTTACAGTCTCCAGATTCTGCAGCAACAACACCCGGATCAGCAGAAAGAAAGA AAGTTCCTATGAACAAAGTCCAAGTGGGAACTGCGCCATCTCCGAATCTAAAAGTAGTCAGATCCAAGATTGGTTCCTTGGAAAACGCAAGCTACAAACCAGGAGGTGGCAAAGTTAAAAttgaaagtaaaaaactagattttAAAAACGCCGGTCCTCGAATTGAAGCTAAAAACGAGAGATACGTGCCTAAGGGTGGAGATAAGAAG ATTATGTCTCAGAAACTGGAATGGAATGCAAAATCAAAGATAGGATCGTTGGAAAACGCGGCGCATAAGCCCAAGGGAGGAGATAAGAAAATTGAAACCGTTAAACTCAACTTTAAAGAAAAAGCCACTGCGAAGGTCGGCTCTAAGGATAACATTAAGCATCAGCCAGGCGGTGGGGAAGTTaag aaacgcGGAAAAAACGCTGACATTCAAGAAGAGGAT ATtgaaaatagaaaattagaaaTTCACGCTTCAAGCAAAGTAGGTTCTATGGACAATGTAAAGCACAAGCCCTCAGGcggagataaaaaaattttcgacGATAAAGACTACTTGAAACAGCACGGCAAATCCGGAAAATCCAGCATGGATCAATCTTTATCTGGATCACAA CATTCTGTCCAATCACAAGAGCCAAAAGCACCAGTAGCAGACGAAAACCTTAATCAGGAGCACTAA
- the LOC126741069 gene encoding microtubule-associated protein tau isoform X3 — protein MAQSLSNGPILDGGNEKLIKHESSDQDVNIKLNSQDQQPLATAPSPQTSGPFLVRPPLSRSDSRTNFQYRPPFAPAGAPHSIGPQILSGHQVTGPLNSGPHSLSPQVISYQSGSPVNSGYPSSPLNSGPQSIGPQVLRPQLSAGARSPVGGQTFVQRGPPLGPGGTQGPRISPQGSNPVPSPPYQQTHGQRPIFRPQSPFSRPPLLAQRPQVYQQSSVPAFNRQRPGFDEQPLYRSQTLDSSELDVHKYAEENISPPTGDQRPPSVASIGRNHSINASPTQNMDRKMSSSQESVNISRHSSQENVCKKEENIPSRPESRSGSRMGKIMENENTQNRSRPESRGEIVNGDFSTKSPNKETSNHVTYVTTPRVEDLQEEIKRREARDMELKLKPNKGDNDSGVDESTQGNEQCNGDSRTPRKPNKSRTSSTTPTKGRSLSRGGSKTPSSLQSPDSAATTPGSAERKKVPMNKVQVGTAPSPNLKVVRSKIGSLENASYKPGGGKVKIESKKLDFKNAGPRIEAKNERYVPKGGDKKIMSQKLEWNAKSKIGSLENAAHKPKGGDKKIETVKLNFKEKATAKVGSKDNIKHQPGGGEVKIENRKLEIHASSKVGSMDNVKHKPSGGDKKIFDDKDYLKQHGKSGKSSMDQSLSGSQHSVQSQEPKAPVADENLNQEH, from the exons ATGGCTCAGTCATTGTCTAATGGACCAATTTTGGATGGTggtaatgaaaaattaataaaacatgaaAGTAGTGATCAAGATGTG AATATCAAATTAAACTCTCAAGACCAACAACCATTAGCGACCGCTCCATCGCCTCAAACGAGCGGGCCATTCTTAGTACGTCCGCCGCTATCCAGATCAGACAGTCGCACAAACTTTCAGTATCGCCCTCCATTTGCACCTGCAGGGGCACCGCATTCAATTGGTCCGCAAATATTAAGCGGACATCAAGTAACTGGTCCTCTTAATAGTGGGCCTCACTCCCTCAGCCCACAAGTAATAAGTTATCAGTCAGGTAGTCCAGTAAATAGTGGATATCCATCTAGCCCTCTAAACAGTGGCCCACAGTCAATTGGACCGCAGGTGCTGAGACCTCAACTATCTGCTGGGGCGAGATCTCCAGTAGGTGGGCAAACTTTTGTACAAAGGGGACCACCTTTGGGACCAGGTGGAACTCAAGGGCCAAGAATATCTCCACAAGGAAGTAATCCG GTGCCTTCTCCCCCTTATCAACAAACTCACGGCCAGAGGCCTATATTTAGACCACAAAGTCCCTTTTCAAGACCACCTTTGCTGGCTCAGAGGCCTCAGGTTTATCAACAAAGTTCAGTGCCCGCTTTTAATAGGCAAAGGCCGGGCTTTGACGAGCAACCTCTTTATAG GTCTCAAACTCTGGATTCTTCAGAGTTGGACGTACATAAATATGCGGAGGAAAATATTAGTCCTCCAACGGGGGATCAACGACCTCCGTCTGTCGCGTCCATTGGAAGAAATCATAGTATAAACGCAAGTCCGACTCAGAATATGGATAGAAAAATGAGCAGCAGCCAAGAAAGTGTTAACATATCAAG acACAGTTCCCAAGAAAACGTTtgcaaaaaagaagaaaatattccTTCACGGCCTGAATCTAGATCAGGATCCAGGATGGGAAAGATCATGGAAAATGAAAATACACAAAATCGGAGTAGACCCGAGAGCAGAg GCGAGATAGTAAACGGAGATTTTAGCACTAAATCTCCGAATAAGGAAACTTCGAACCATGTTACATACGTAACAACGCCCAGAGTAGAAGATCTacaagaagaaattaaaagacGAGAAGCGCGTGATATGGAATTGAAACTTAAGCCAAATA AGGGCGATAATGACAGTGGAGTGGATGAATCTACGCAAGGCAat GAGCAATGTAATGGAGACTCGCGAACGCCAAGAAAACCCAACAAATCTCGTACATCCTCTACAACACCTACTAAAGGTAGATCCTTATCCAGGGGCGGTTCCAAAACACCATCCAGCTTACAGTCTCCAGATTCTGCAGCAACAACACCCGGATCAGCAGAAAGAAAGA AAGTTCCTATGAACAAAGTCCAAGTGGGAACTGCGCCATCTCCGAATCTAAAAGTAGTCAGATCCAAGATTGGTTCCTTGGAAAACGCAAGCTACAAACCAGGAGGTGGCAAAGTTAAAAttgaaagtaaaaaactagattttAAAAACGCCGGTCCTCGAATTGAAGCTAAAAACGAGAGATACGTGCCTAAGGGTGGAGATAAGAAG ATTATGTCTCAGAAACTGGAATGGAATGCAAAATCAAAGATAGGATCGTTGGAAAACGCGGCGCATAAGCCCAAGGGAGGAGATAAGAAAATTGAAACCGTTAAACTCAACTTTAAAGAAAAAGCCACTGCGAAGGTCGGCTCTAAGGATAACATTAAGCATCAGCCAGGCGGTGGGGAAGTTaag ATtgaaaatagaaaattagaaaTTCACGCTTCAAGCAAAGTAGGTTCTATGGACAATGTAAAGCACAAGCCCTCAGGcggagataaaaaaattttcgacGATAAAGACTACTTGAAACAGCACGGCAAATCCGGAAAATCCAGCATGGATCAATCTTTATCTGGATCACAA CATTCTGTCCAATCACAAGAGCCAAAAGCACCAGTAGCAGACGAAAACCTTAATCAGGAGCACTAA
- the LOC126741069 gene encoding microtubule-associated protein tau isoform X2, whose translation MYKKSVFQILKIRKLILYRNIKLNSQDQQPLATAPSPQTSGPFLVRPPLSRSDSRTNFQYRPPFAPAGAPHSIGPQILSGHQVTGPLNSGPHSLSPQVISYQSGSPVNSGYPSSPLNSGPQSIGPQVLRPQLSAGARSPVGGQTFVQRGPPLGPGGTQGPRISPQGSNPVPSPPYQQTHGQRPIFRPQSPFSRPPLLAQRPQVYQQSSVPAFNRQRPGFDEQPLYRSQTLDSSELDVHKYAEENISPPTGDQRPPSVASIGRNHSINASPTQNMDRKMSSSQESVNISRHSSQENVCKKEENIPSRPESRSGSRMGKIMENENTQNRSRPESRGEIVNGDFSTKSPNKETSNHVTYVTTPRVEDLQEEIKRREARDMELKLKPNKGDNDSGVDESTQGNEQCNGDSRTPRKPNKSRTSSTTPTKGRSLSRGGSKTPSSLQSPDSAATTPGSAERKKVPMNKVQVGTAPSPNLKVVRSKIGSLENASYKPGGGKVKIESKKLDFKNAGPRIEAKNERYVPKGGDKKIMSQKLEWNAKSKIGSLENAAHKPKGGDKKIETVKLNFKEKATAKVGSKDNIKHQPGGGEVKKRGKNADIQEEDIENRKLEIHASSKVGSMDNVKHKPSGGDKKIFDDKDYLKQHGKSGKSSMDQSLSGSQHSVQSQEPKAPVADENLNQEH comes from the exons AATATCAAATTAAACTCTCAAGACCAACAACCATTAGCGACCGCTCCATCGCCTCAAACGAGCGGGCCATTCTTAGTACGTCCGCCGCTATCCAGATCAGACAGTCGCACAAACTTTCAGTATCGCCCTCCATTTGCACCTGCAGGGGCACCGCATTCAATTGGTCCGCAAATATTAAGCGGACATCAAGTAACTGGTCCTCTTAATAGTGGGCCTCACTCCCTCAGCCCACAAGTAATAAGTTATCAGTCAGGTAGTCCAGTAAATAGTGGATATCCATCTAGCCCTCTAAACAGTGGCCCACAGTCAATTGGACCGCAGGTGCTGAGACCTCAACTATCTGCTGGGGCGAGATCTCCAGTAGGTGGGCAAACTTTTGTACAAAGGGGACCACCTTTGGGACCAGGTGGAACTCAAGGGCCAAGAATATCTCCACAAGGAAGTAATCCG GTGCCTTCTCCCCCTTATCAACAAACTCACGGCCAGAGGCCTATATTTAGACCACAAAGTCCCTTTTCAAGACCACCTTTGCTGGCTCAGAGGCCTCAGGTTTATCAACAAAGTTCAGTGCCCGCTTTTAATAGGCAAAGGCCGGGCTTTGACGAGCAACCTCTTTATAG GTCTCAAACTCTGGATTCTTCAGAGTTGGACGTACATAAATATGCGGAGGAAAATATTAGTCCTCCAACGGGGGATCAACGACCTCCGTCTGTCGCGTCCATTGGAAGAAATCATAGTATAAACGCAAGTCCGACTCAGAATATGGATAGAAAAATGAGCAGCAGCCAAGAAAGTGTTAACATATCAAG acACAGTTCCCAAGAAAACGTTtgcaaaaaagaagaaaatattccTTCACGGCCTGAATCTAGATCAGGATCCAGGATGGGAAAGATCATGGAAAATGAAAATACACAAAATCGGAGTAGACCCGAGAGCAGAg GCGAGATAGTAAACGGAGATTTTAGCACTAAATCTCCGAATAAGGAAACTTCGAACCATGTTACATACGTAACAACGCCCAGAGTAGAAGATCTacaagaagaaattaaaagacGAGAAGCGCGTGATATGGAATTGAAACTTAAGCCAAATA AGGGCGATAATGACAGTGGAGTGGATGAATCTACGCAAGGCAat GAGCAATGTAATGGAGACTCGCGAACGCCAAGAAAACCCAACAAATCTCGTACATCCTCTACAACACCTACTAAAGGTAGATCCTTATCCAGGGGCGGTTCCAAAACACCATCCAGCTTACAGTCTCCAGATTCTGCAGCAACAACACCCGGATCAGCAGAAAGAAAGA AAGTTCCTATGAACAAAGTCCAAGTGGGAACTGCGCCATCTCCGAATCTAAAAGTAGTCAGATCCAAGATTGGTTCCTTGGAAAACGCAAGCTACAAACCAGGAGGTGGCAAAGTTAAAAttgaaagtaaaaaactagattttAAAAACGCCGGTCCTCGAATTGAAGCTAAAAACGAGAGATACGTGCCTAAGGGTGGAGATAAGAAG ATTATGTCTCAGAAACTGGAATGGAATGCAAAATCAAAGATAGGATCGTTGGAAAACGCGGCGCATAAGCCCAAGGGAGGAGATAAGAAAATTGAAACCGTTAAACTCAACTTTAAAGAAAAAGCCACTGCGAAGGTCGGCTCTAAGGATAACATTAAGCATCAGCCAGGCGGTGGGGAAGTTaag aaacgcGGAAAAAACGCTGACATTCAAGAAGAGGAT ATtgaaaatagaaaattagaaaTTCACGCTTCAAGCAAAGTAGGTTCTATGGACAATGTAAAGCACAAGCCCTCAGGcggagataaaaaaattttcgacGATAAAGACTACTTGAAACAGCACGGCAAATCCGGAAAATCCAGCATGGATCAATCTTTATCTGGATCACAA CATTCTGTCCAATCACAAGAGCCAAAAGCACCAGTAGCAGACGAAAACCTTAATCAGGAGCACTAA